The DNA window CGAGTAGTACTGAATGAAGCTACTGAGTTAGCGAAAATATTGGGAGCGGAAAAAAGCCACCGCTATATTAATGCAGTCTTAGATAAAGTAGCTCGCCAGCAAAATTTAGCTGAAAAACAAAAAAATCAACAAAGTAAAAATGAAATATTATTAGCAGATCAAAATAATTTGAATATCAATCCACAGATACAAGAGAGTGCAGAAAAGCTAGCTTCTAGTACTCCCCTACCAACACCAAAATTTCAAGAAATACCTCATAATAAGGAAAAAGATGCTGATCCTACTAGCTCTAATCAAGAGCCCCTAGATGAATTTTCTATAATAAAACAATTTTTTACCCGTAATACTTATTCTCGAAGAGATGTAACGCTTGGCATCGGAGATGACTGTGCCTTGGTAACTGTACCAGAAAATTATGAGTTAGCATTAACAATAGATACCTTAATAGAAGGTGTGCATTTTACTAAGAGCACACACCCTGAAGCATTAGGTCATAAAGCACTCGCTGTAGGGTTAAGTGATTTAGCAGCAATGGGGGCAACCCCTGCTTGGGCTACTTTGGCACTTACGATACCCACCCCTAATACTAAATGGCTTACTCAATTTTCTCAGGGAATAAGTAATCTTTTGGAAAAATATAAAGTGCAGCTTATTGGGGGAGATACTACTCGGGGGGAAATTTTAACAATTACCTTACAACTCCATGGATTTGTTCCTAAAGGGAAAGCATTAAGACGAGATAAAGCTCAAGTAGGAGATAAAATTTATATAACTGGTACTTTAGGTAATGCAGGGCTTGCACTACAGGCTAGATTAGGTAAGGTAGTACCTACCCAAGAAGTATTATCTCACATTAATCGTTCTTTAGATTGGCCACAACCTAGAGTTTTGGAAGCTCTTACTTTACGACCTTTAGCCCATGCTGCTATAGATATTTCAGATGGTCTTATCGCAGATTTGGAACATATTCTAATTGCAAGTAAAGTTGGAGCCGCAATTAATGTGGACTCTATTCCTATTTCTAATTTCATTAAAACCACTGTAGGGCATGATGAAGCGCTTACGATAGCACTTACTGCTGGAGATGATTATGAGCTTTGTATTGTTGCCCCAGATCATGCACCTATAGAATCTGTTTTATCCGAATTTGATTGTCCATGTACTTTTATTGGTGTTATTGAGGAAAATCAGGGATTACGTTGCTGTAGAAGTGACGGTACTCCATTTTCTCCTAAATCTAAGGGTTATCAGCATTTTTAATAATAGAGGTTATGTTGTAGGGTATTTATTATATTTCAATAATGATCCCCGGGTCTTATCGTAAGCACTTCAAATCCATCTCTAGTTACTAAAATAGTGTGCTCCCATTGGGCAGAAAGACTATGATCTTTTGTCACTACTGTCCAATTATCCGATAATACTTTTATATGGCGTTTGCCTACATTTACCATGGGTTCTATGGTAAATATCATCCCTTCTTCTAATCTAAGTTGAGTACCAGGGATACCATAGTGAAGTACTTGAGGATCTTCATGAAAAAATCGACCAATTCCATGTCCGCAAAACTCCCTTACGATAGAATAGTTATTATTTTCTGCATAAGTTTGAATTGCATGCCCAATATCTCCTAAATAAACGCCTGGTTTTATCATTTCTATGCCAATGCACATACATTCATAGCTTATTTGTGTAATCCGCTTAGCAATGGTGCTGGGTTCACCTACAAAAAACATTTTACTTGTATCGCCGTGGTAACCATCTTTAATAACGGTAATATCAACATTAATAATATCCCCTTTTTTTAGTTGCTTTTTATTGGGTATACCATGGCATACAACATAGTTTACTGAAGTACAAATTGACTTTGGAAATCCATGGTAGTTTAAAGGAGCTGGAATTGCCTGTTGTGTATTAGTTATATACTCATGGCAAATGTTATTTAACTCTTCAGTAGTAATTCCTGGTA is part of the Candidatus Nitrosacidococcus sp. I8 genome and encodes:
- the thiL gene encoding thiamine-phosphate kinase; the encoded protein is MLKRTNARISAVQGLYQWHLTDQDINLNEVELSDFILEQNKSQGSIDKNYGEKILKGVLQNKNQLDEQMRPFLDRSIDALNPIEYAILRVGIFELLFCTDTPYRVVLNEATELAKILGAEKSHRYINAVLDKVARQQNLAEKQKNQQSKNEILLADQNNLNINPQIQESAEKLASSTPLPTPKFQEIPHNKEKDADPTSSNQEPLDEFSIIKQFFTRNTYSRRDVTLGIGDDCALVTVPENYELALTIDTLIEGVHFTKSTHPEALGHKALAVGLSDLAAMGATPAWATLALTIPTPNTKWLTQFSQGISNLLEKYKVQLIGGDTTRGEILTITLQLHGFVPKGKALRRDKAQVGDKIYITGTLGNAGLALQARLGKVVPTQEVLSHINRSLDWPQPRVLEALTLRPLAHAAIDISDGLIADLEHILIASKVGAAINVDSIPISNFIKTTVGHDEALTIALTAGDDYELCIVAPDHAPIESVLSEFDCPCTFIGVIEENQGLRCCRSDGTPFSPKSKGYQHF
- the map gene encoding type I methionyl aminopeptidase, with product MPVTIKTPEEIEKMRIAGRLAADVLYMIRPYIVPGITTEELNNICHEYITNTQQAIPAPLNYHGFPKSICTSVNYVVCHGIPNKKQLKKGDIINVDITVIKDGYHGDTSKMFFVGEPSTIAKRITQISYECMCIGIEMIKPGVYLGDIGHAIQTYAENNNYSIVREFCGHGIGRFFHEDPQVLHYGIPGTQLRLEEGMIFTIEPMVNVGKRHIKVLSDNWTVVTKDHSLSAQWEHTILVTRDGFEVLTIRPGDHY